Genomic segment of Longimicrobium sp.:
TCGCAGAACCGCCGGCTGCGCGCTGGCAATCGTGACGATGAGCTGCGCCCCGGGGCCGGCGCGCGGCCGGGGCGACGCCGCGCCGCCGCCGTCCGCCGCGCCCGCCCCGCAGGCTGGGGCGCCCGTCACGCCCCTGATCGCGCACCACCAGCACCTGCGGAGCCCGGTGATGGTGGCCCGGTCCGCGGCCCAGCAGCCGCCGCTCCCGGCCGTCGCGCTGCCGGAAGAGCTGGCCGGCGTCCTGCGCCGGCGCGAGGCGGGGTGGAACGACGCGGCGGCCCTCGCCCCGCTGTTCACCGAGGAGAGCCTGGTGCTGGACACGCGCGAGAACCGCTGGATCCGCGGCCGGGCGGCGGTCGCGGCCTACCTGGCGGGGAACTTCGCCCTGCCGCACGGCATCACGCCGGTGTCGTACGCCGTGCACGGGTCCGCGGCCCGCGTGGCCGGCTACTTCACGCGGGTGGTGGACGGCAGGCCCCGGCACTTCGGCACGTCCTGCTCTCGTTCGAGAAAGGGAGCGACGGCGCGTGGCGGATCGCGGCCGAGACGCCGACGTTCCCCGGGCCCGCGGTGCCGGAGCCGATCACGGCCGAGCAGCTAATCGCGCAGATGGACGAGATCGGGGTCCGGCGCGCGGTGATCCTGTCGATCGCGTACGTGTTCGCCAACCCGCGGAATCCGCCGGAGCCCGACGAGTACGCGAAGGTGCGGACGGAGAACGACTGGACGGCGCGGGAGGCGGCGCGCTTCCCGGACCGGCTGGTGGCCTTCTGCGGCGTGAGCCCGCTCGAGGACTACGCGGCCGCGGAGATGGAGCGCTGCGTGCGCGAGCTGGGGATGCGCGGGCTGAAGCTGCACTTCAGCAACTCGGGGGTGGACGTGCGCAACCCGGAGCACGTGCGGAAGATGCGCGAGGTCTTCCGCGCCGCCAACACGCTCCGCATCCCCATCGTGGCGCACCTGCGGACGCGCGACCCGTCGTACGGGCGCGAGCACTCGCGGATCTTCCTGGAGCAGATCCTCCCCGAGGCGCCGGACGTGGTGGTGCAGGTGGCGCACATGACCGACGCGGGGCCGGGCTACACCACCGACGCGGCGCTGGAGCCGCTGGCGGAGGCCGTGGCGGCGGGCGACCCGCGCACGCGGAACCTGTACTTCGACGTCACCACGAACGTGACCTTCGCCACCTCGGCCGCGGACGCCGCCCTGCTCGCGCGCCGCATCCGTCAGATCGGCCCGGAGCGC
This window contains:
- a CDS encoding amidohydrolase family protein; the protein is MDEIGVRRAVILSIAYVFANPRNPPEPDEYAKVRTENDWTAREAARFPDRLVAFCGVSPLEDYAAAEMERCVRELGMRGLKLHFSNSGVDVRNPEHVRKMREVFRAANTLRIPIVAHLRTRDPSYGREHSRIFLEQILPEAPDVVVQVAHMTDAGPGYTTDAALEPLAEAVAAGDPRTRNLYFDVTTNVTFATSAADAALLARRIRQIGPERILFGSDGAWGGNPPLRQAWGAFHGMLPLTEDEFRVIARNVAPYLR